One window of the Solanum stenotomum isolate F172 chromosome 11, ASM1918654v1, whole genome shotgun sequence genome contains the following:
- the LOC125845594 gene encoding protein THYLAKOID ASSEMBLY 8-like, chloroplastic — MGSFRIQLCEMGFLKEVQISRRQLNSFFSKKIEKTVCGLRNGPRKPMWRSRVLSSEAIQAVQSVKLAKSADKLEEMLKNKLGRLLKADVLDTLNELQRQNEVHLALKVFNFVRNEEWYTPDLSLFNSMIMMLGKNKFIEMAEQLFVHMIKEGLQPDCRTYTELIGAYFRVDLIEKAMEMYELMKISGFCPDKLTMSILIRNLEKAEEKELVVRVKNECANYIDYPEKFLKEIESTNFKRRLIDLV, encoded by the exons ATGGGTTCCTTTAGAATTCAATTGTGTGAAATGGGGTTTCTGAaagaagttcaaatttcaagaagacaactcaatagttttttttcaaagaaaattgagaaaactGTGTGTGGGTTGAGAAATGGACCAAGAAAACCTATGTGGAGGTCAAGGGTTTTGTCCTCAGAGGCAATACAAGCTGTACAGTCTGTGAAATTAGCAAAATCAGCTGACAAATTAGAGGAGATGTTGAAAAACAAACTTGGTAGGTTATTGAAGGCTGATGTATTAGACACTTTGAATGAATTGCAAAGGCAAAATGAAGTTCACTTGGCTCTAAAG GTGTTCAACTTTGTCAGGAACGAGGAGTGGTACACGCCAGATTTATCTCTGTTCAACAGTATGATAATGATGCTGGGAAAAAACAAGTTCATTGAAATGGCTGAACAACTATTTGTGCACATGATAAAAGAAGGTCTGCAACCAGATTGCAGAACCTATACTGAGCTGATTGGGGCGTACTTTAGAGTAGATCTCATAGAGAAGGCAATGGAAATGTATGAACTGATGAAGATATCTGGATTCTGCCCAGATAAGTTGACTATGAGTATTTTGATAAGGAACCTTGAAAAGGCTGAAGAGAAAGAGCTTGTGGTTAGAGTAAAGAATGAATGCGCCAACTATATTGACTATCCAGAGAAATttctaaaagaaattgaaagtaCCAAT